The sequence CGATCTCGGTGGCCATGTCGCTCAGACGGAAGGCCACGGCCTGGTGCTCGATGATCGGCTTGCCGAAGGTCTCGCGCTCATGGGCGTAGTCGCGGGCGTACTCGAAAGCGGCGCGGGCCATGCCCACTGCCTGCGAGGCGATGCCGATGCGGCCGCCTTCCAGGTTGGCCAGGGCGATGCTGTAGCCCTGCCCCTCCTCGCCCAGGCGGTAGCTGGCGGGAATGCGTACATCGTCGAAGGCGATCTGGCAGGTGTCCGAGGCGTGCTGGCCGAGCTTGTCCTCGACGCGGACCACGCGGTAACCGGGCGTGTCGGTCGGCACGATGAAGGCGCTGATGCCCTTCTTGCCGGCCGCCGGATCGGTCACCGCAAAGACGATCACCAACCCCGCGTGCTTGCCGGAGGTGATGAACTGCTTGCTGCCGTTCAGCACGTAGTGATCACCGTCGCGGCGTGCGCGGGTCTTCAGGAAGCTGGCATCGGAGCCGGCCTGCGGTTCGGTGAGGGCGAAGGCGCCGATCATCTCGCCGCGCGCCAGGGGCACCAGGAACTGGCGCTTCTGCTCGTCGCTGCCGAACTTGGCGATGGGCATGCAGCCCACTGAGTTGTGCACGCTCATGATGGTCGAGCAGGCGCCGTCGCCGGCGGCGATCTCTTCCAGGGCCATGGCGTAGGCCAGGTGGCCGGTCTGCGCGCCGCCCCACTCCTCCGCCACCAGCATGCCGAGGAAGCCGAGGTCGGCCATTTCCTTCAGCGCCTCGGCCGGGAAGCGGTGCTCGCGGTCCCAGTCGGCGGCGAAGGGTTTCAGGCGTTCCTGGGCGAATTGGCGAGCAACGTCGCGGATCTGCAGTTCTTCTTCGCTGGGAATCATGCTGCGCTCCTTAGCTCAGGCGCTGGACGGCGATGGCGGTGGCTTCGCCGCCGCCGATGCACACCGAGGCGATGCCGCGATCGAGGTCGTACTGCTGCAGCGCCGACAGCAGGGTCACCAGGATGCGCGCGCCGGAAGCGCCGATCGGGTGGCCCAGGGCGCAGGCGCCGCCGTGGACGTTGAGCTTTGCGTGGGGAATGTCCAGCTCGCGCATCGCCGCCATGGCGACCACGGCGAAGGCCTCGTTGATCTCGAACAGGTCCACGTCGCCCAAGGCCCAGCCCGTACGTTGCAGCAGGCGGCGCATGGCGCCGACCGGTGCGGTCGGGAACAGGTTCGGCGCTGCGGCGTAGGACGAATGTCCACGAATTGCCGCCAGCGGCTTCAGGCCATGCTTCTCGGCTTTGGACAGGCGCATCAGCACCAGCGCGGCGGCGCCGTCGGAGATGGAGCTGGAGTTGGCGGCGGTCACGGTGCCGCCCTCGCGGAAGGCCGGTTTCAGGGTCGGAATCTTGTCCAGCTTCGCCTTCGGCGGCTGCTCGTCCTGGCTCACCTCACGGGTTTCCTTGCCGGCCTTGACCGTCACCGGGGTGATCTCGGCGGCGAAGCGCCCTGCGCTCATGGCCTGCTGCGCGCGGGTCAGCGAGGCGATGGCGTAGTCATCCTGCTGCTGGCGGGTAAAGCCGTAAGCCTCGGCGCAATCCTCGGCGAAGGTGCCCATCAGGCGACCCCGGTCGTAGGCGTCTTCGAGGCCGTCGAGGAACATGTGGTCGAGCACCTTGCCGTGGCCCATGCGGTAGCCGATGCGTGCGCGCTCCAGCAAGTACGGGGCGTTGGACATGCTCTCCATGCCGCCCGCCAGCACCACGCTGGCACTGCCGGCGAGCAGTGCGTCATGGCCCTGCATCACGGCCTTCATGCCCGAGCCGCACATCTTGTTGATCGTCGTGCAG is a genomic window of Pseudomonas knackmussii B13 containing:
- a CDS encoding acyl-CoA dehydrogenase family protein, which gives rise to MIPSEEELQIRDVARQFAQERLKPFAADWDREHRFPAEALKEMADLGFLGMLVAEEWGGAQTGHLAYAMALEEIAAGDGACSTIMSVHNSVGCMPIAKFGSDEQKRQFLVPLARGEMIGAFALTEPQAGSDASFLKTRARRDGDHYVLNGSKQFITSGKHAGLVIVFAVTDPAAGKKGISAFIVPTDTPGYRVVRVEDKLGQHASDTCQIAFDDVRIPASYRLGEEGQGYSIALANLEGGRIGIASQAVGMARAAFEYARDYAHERETFGKPIIEHQAVAFRLSDMATEIAVARQMVHHAASLREAGLPCLTEASMAKLFASEMAERVCSAAIQTLGGYGYLQDYPVERIYRDVRVCQIYEGTSDVQRLVIARSL
- a CDS encoding acetyl-CoA C-acyltransferase, whose product is MNDPVVIVSIARTPMGGFLGDFKDASAATLGAAAVRAAIERAQLGADQIDDAILGCVLSAGQGQAPARQAVLGAGLDRGTPCTTINKMCGSGMKAVMQGHDALLAGSASVVLAGGMESMSNAPYLLERARIGYRMGHGKVLDHMFLDGLEDAYDRGRLMGTFAEDCAEAYGFTRQQQDDYAIASLTRAQQAMSAGRFAAEITPVTVKAGKETREVSQDEQPPKAKLDKIPTLKPAFREGGTVTAANSSSISDGAAALVLMRLSKAEKHGLKPLAAIRGHSSYAAAPNLFPTAPVGAMRRLLQRTGWALGDVDLFEINEAFAVVAMAAMRELDIPHAKLNVHGGACALGHPIGASGARILVTLLSALQQYDLDRGIASVCIGGGEATAIAVQRLS